A segment of the Macrobrachium rosenbergii isolate ZJJX-2024 chromosome 40, ASM4041242v1, whole genome shotgun sequence genome:
GGAGATGGTCATTGACCTCACTCCCCTGAAccggttcaagatggaaacagtaCAATCAGTACTCGATTCCATCAGCGAGGACGACTTCATACTTTCGGTTgacttgaaggatgtgtattttcaaatacccatccatcggTCTTCTTCCtgcaagtacctctgctttaaTCTCGGGAAGACAGTGATCCAGTTCAGGACACTTTGATTCGGTCTTTCAACTGCTCCCCAGGTATTCATTTGAGTGGTCACCCTTATCTCAGCTTGGGATCATTTACACAGGGTACATATTTTGTGGTACCTAGGTtattggctagtcctggcgagctctttGTTGCGGTTGATCTAGGACAGAGATCAACTTCTAGGCTTCAGTCATGACTTAGGAGTGGTGATCAATTTAGAGAAGTCCAGTTTCACACCCAATCAGAGGGTAAAGcttctgggcatgctgatagatactgCAGCAGCAAGCGTCTTCCCCTCGGACTCACGTAACAGCAGGTTCAGAGAGCCAGCGCAATGTTCCTGTCTTGGTAGGAACAACTGACTCAGAAGTGGCAAGTCATTCTTGGTCACCTATCGcctttggagaagctggtcccacATGGGTTGCTTCACTTTCActcccttcagtggagaatgaaggagttttaGTCTCCGGGAAGGAATCCTCCAATCTTTCTAATTCTTCTCGGAGGAAGTAAGGAAAGACTTCACTTGGTGGCTAGACAACAGGAACTTCTTAATGGGAGTGCCTAACGGCACTCCCCCTcccgagatgcttctgttctcagatgcatcgactgagggatggggcgcacacctggaggagttgctggttTTAGGTATGTGGGACCAAAATGACAGACCCCTCCACATTAATATCCTGGACTCAAGGTGGCCTTCACCAAGTTAATGAAAGCAAACTCATTACTGTACTTTATGCTcagaagtctagcagttgcaacatcccatgTGTTCAACAGGCTAGAAGTGCGGGATACGCTCCTCTGCTCCTCCAGACCAGGAAGGTTTTCCTTTGCGGGTAGAACCAACTGGTCGGTTCAGAGATTACCCATAGTCCTCCCACCAATGGGGAAGTCTCCGTTGTTAAGAACGGAGGTTTGAATTtggtataaacatatataaaattttaaaataatttgtactgtatttttcttaatatacaacTCTGAAGTTTTTTTACATCCCACCTCAGCTTCCCCTAACTCTGGTACTGTCAGGTAGGTGGGGCTCCCCCCTACCTGTCCAtagttaacgaccttgtctgaaagttaagtggccattccagcttgcattcgcaagctaaatcctgtttaaaaaaagattacagtaaaccccccgtattcgcgaaGGATGCATACCGCATCCCCCagcaaatagttaaaatctgcgaaGACTTAAAACCCTGctgaaaactctaaaaatgcatatacctgagtattttaatagttttatcacaaaaagtgcatttagtcatgaaaattatatgaaaatacagtaattagcccTCTTGCGCATACGGGGGTTCCTATAGCGCTACCCGGTATGCAACTTATGCCGTagagggaaaagtggggctcgcacggaaaagtttctttgtaaaaattgatacatccaaactataactgatataggcTTCTGGTGTATTTTATGATGTTGGcaattgattgaattttttcctaaagcaatcagaaaatctttgcaaggcttagaaataataaaaaagatgtgaacatgaaatttttaaggaaaatcatagatattttttggaagtaatcatgataaatataattaggttttgggagtttattttatatgtaaattgtgtggaaatgtttgaactttgAGGTagaagcaatcattttgctataaatgtgtttgctaattagctgtcaCCGATTAagaaatgctaattttttacggagtgcaattttcagattttccaacctacttaatGTTGACGTTTCGTGTTgtacctaagtaaggaataaagataaaaataaaggtggcattagaaagctgaataaatttcgtATAAAttgcacaaaagaaagatatctgaagtgttagaataaaattgagcaattgtcgttagattatggacaatttcttttttctttgaaaatatacgGCAACGATTATTGTATagaaacattgatatttttacattttgctgttcagcaagataaagtacaaagaatggccgttcaaGTGATATATAATACAGgaacattgaagttatttacagatgcacaaagagtcgtacaaaaaattatctacgcatGCATAAATTCCGGCTGAACTACGGTGtttaatgtgtatatactgtatacactgacattttttgtaattacttggtagtaAGTAATGctagaataaaagtgaaaattgcaatggaaagctgaataaatttcctatatgtatatatatgcaggcagtccccggtttacgatgggtccggcttacaacgttccgaggttacgacgcttttcaaatatattcttcagaaattatttcccagtttacgacgcatgttccggggttacgacgcgtcgtacgccgatctgacggaagagATATGGCTctaaaacagcagaataatcaaaatttggaggttttttttatgaaaaactgaataaaaatgcagtGAACCCTCCATATTCAAGGGGATGCGCCCCCCTCatcgcaaatagctaaaatccgcgaatacttaaaaccctctaaaaacacttagaattgcccattttgatagtttaaacagaaaaaccctgtaaaaatgcttatacctgagtattttaaagttttatcacaaaaagtgcacttattcatgaaaattatatgaaaatacagtaattagtgaatatttctcagtgaaaaatactgcgaatgggcgaattttccgcgaatgcgtgagtctgcgaatcatgagaacgcgaatacgggggtttactgtactcagtaatgaataacgctaagaaaaaagtgaaaaatggaatagaaagctgaataaattttctataaatagcccacgcaaaagcaataagtgttcccagaaaaaattgagcaattgaagccgAAAGACAGAAATGTtgatgaaagacagaaatatatgtaaaaaaagtaaattcttcactatCTATCTTatcgaaaaacacttgaaatattattcaaaatactcaacaatAACTTGCAAACACTTATAACAAAAGCGAAAGCACTTCACAAATGCAGGTAAATGACAACAAAGCAAAAAACGTGAGGCGCTAAAAAGACATGCTGAACTCCGTCAAAACAGGCGAAGTGCTTGAGTTGGGGGAGAACTGTGGCGCATGCACAATACCCATCGATTTCCTCTTTacgttttcttgtaggtccaagatctcCCCACGCAATGACGCAGTCCTCGTATTCTCTGGATTacttttttttggtgaatttcgcCCGAAAATACCTCACTGATGATGCGGAAGTCGCGTCTCGGGGCACTTAcggcaaaaaatttattaacGCAGTTTCGTGTCGTCAGAACACCAGAgggttagtgaatatttctcaatgaaaaatactgtgaatgggcgaattttccgcgaataatggttatatacgttccacagagaaatctacgaatacgtgagtctgcgaatagtgagaccatgaatacgggaggtttactgtaaatgtttgtatgttagggaaaatacaagtactttaaaaattttttttttttttttatagtgtgatGTTTACAATAACATAATTCAGTGTATGGGTGTATTGGAGAACTAAGTCAAAATACGTTGTTAAATTTCAGGTCAGACATATTATCTAAATATCTACTCCAAGGAGAGCCAGTGGGATGCCCCTACAGAACCAGCTAAGCCATCAGGAGGAGGAAGCAGCACTGGAGGGCCTGACAGAGTCCAGTGTTCTCATCTGCTGGTGAAACACAAAGGGTCAAGGAGGCCATCATCATGGCGGCAAGAAAATATCACAATCTCAAAGGAGGAAGCCATTTCTCTTCTGGAAGGTTAGGAATCCACcagttttcagttgttttccatttttctctctttctctacacacacacacacacacacactcactcactcttctTGTGAATAGCATGAGGGTTCTGTTTCTGGAGTACAGTAATTTAAACCTGTTTTTGAAATGAACTTTTATCATTCCATTATATACAGTAGCTTTTACTTCTGCACTAGCGGGAATTCGatatagcaaaagaaaaacaaaaacaataccaCATAGAATCTACTTTTTTCCCCATATTGGTAAcaaaatatattgcataaatacattttgaaaaaaatgcaaccccttttTCTCTCGGAAATGACACAATTTAGTAGGTAGGTGGCCTATCAGTGTTTACCCACaccctaccatggttttatgaccattattATATTCTGTATACAGCAACTCTCATcagttgttctttttcttcttcttcttctttcccaccgttatccCTACGTTAAGGGTAGGGATTGTCATTTTGGAGCTTTTTCTTTGTCCTGGGATTCCGGGATAAAATTAGTCCTGATCCCGGGAATTCCCAGGATTTTCAATTGTCTAAAATCACACATTATACCTTGTTTCCCTTTCAGGTTTTCGATGTGCTTAGCATTActagatatgcagaaatattactgtagattgactgtcatattaattccacctaatgtttaattacagcatacactttgtttgtgaacaaagtaagaggaataagaacAAGAACTAAAACATGCTTcgtttactactttatttttgttctgcttccaaattccagtgcgaatgaaaatgtaaattatagttcattatcattgataaaaaaaatacatttgttttcgtttatactcagtgaaatgaaaagagtacttaatgacagaaaatgtagtaaaaataaatgaagaaaaattaaatgtatgcactctttatttataacatgaacTAAATGAATAAGAAGTTTCTCATAGAATAAGATCTTCTATAACACGACACGGTGGACGGTACCCCACACGGGCTGCAGtcactcatcacaaacacttcttgttcaaaacttGTTGCAAACTTGTTCAAAGTTTACACTGCTGGGACTGCTTCGCATGATTACCgtcccaaatatacaaaataaagcattaggtaaacagtaatactacgtttccacatgataaagaaggaatatgtTCCTCTTGAAAAATCTGCAAACTTATACATGATTATTTTGTCACGGTTTTATACCCCTGTCCCCTTTAGATTTAGTTACTGCAATAAACTGGAACACTGAAACAGATGCTTTATCTTCCCTCCATGGATTTATTTGACAGGTCTTATCTTGCAAAAGCATtgcaacttgaaattttacaagattttagcaagatgctgttgatgggaaaatacaattcactgaaaatatgaagtattttatataaatatcaaaacagtgacataatatagacatctgtcattattatcataaggataatgacagaaattgtctgtatttactgtatataaaaatataaacaggacaacaagtccacaaccatcctgcagtcaaatttgtccctatttttttacttaatttttatcccGGGATTTCCCGGGATtattaaaccttgaaaattgtcCGGGATCCGGGGAAACAAACCCTAGTGAAGGGGTCGTttgcctgatgcgccttctccactgccatctatcaaaggcatcatcttccaccaaacctcttctctccaaatcttccttcactttatctcaccatctaattctctgtctccctctcaaTCTTCTTCCTGTAACAGGTTCTTCCCAaaccctcttcactccctcctcatcatccatccttaacacatgcccataccattcTCAGtcgtgactctcttatcacctctgtcatctttactaagcctgctcttcttacttcttcattttccaatctctcaggCAGCAATATTCCCATAATCCATCTCAGCATTCTtatctctgttctctcaagctttaTTCCCTCTCTTCTTCTCAGAGCCCATGTTCctgatccatacattaacactggtcttatcactgtgctatagatcttgacttttagcttgattggcattttcttatcacatacaactccagctacatctctccacttcccccacgccacttttattcttctgttcacttcagcctcacatcctccctcttggcttaaagtagatcctaagtatTTAAGCTTTTCCACTTGTGTTATAATtgagcctcttctttcttgtattgcTGTTCTGTCTTTATCTTCCCTACTGCTCACTAAAACATCTGTTTTGTTCACATTCACCCTTAAGCCACCCGTCTCTAAAGACTCCATATTGCAAACATCAGTCGTTGCAGATGGGGAATGATTGATTTTTTACATAATAGTGATGATATTACAtggtaataatattttctaacatacaaacctgaaggatTTTGCTTGCGAATGCGAGCTGGAACATTTGCTGAACTTTCAGACTAGATTGTTAACTACCAACTGTACAGGGGAAGCCCCACCCACTTGTCAGCCTGCATTCCACCTTGCCCTTTGGCCCAGGTgaccagaatgaggggtggctgaggtgggatgtaaatgtaaagaactttaggtttgtatgttaagaaaaatgcaaattactttaaaaaaaatttttatttgttcctacacaaatacaaaccttcgttctttacatagACTTACCCAATGGTGGGGGAGTCTGGGCAAATCTCTGAACCAACTAGTTGGTTCTGCCCACCTGGGAACACCTTCCTGGCCTGGAAGAACTGAGGAAGGAACCCTGCACTTCTAGCTTGTTGGACATgtgggatgttgcaactgctagacttctgggGTTAGACTAATCAGTTTGCATCATTACTTTTGAAGAAGGCTTGGAGGAACCCAGAAGTGTCGGAGACGATAAAACTTCTAATAAAACCAGggaatttgtttcattttctgtccCCCTCTCCCCTTGTCCAAAGAGAGGGGGGACATGCATGCAATCCATCTACAAAAAGATGAAGCAGTCTGCATGTTCATTTGGAGATTCTGTACTGCTGATGAGGTTAGGTGAGTTAGACTATTCCCACACAGTGCTTTTGCTTAAACATATGGCTTGCTAACAAGTTCTAACGTCTTTTTTATTTGACATAGAAGGGACTGTAAATTCCAGAAACCTGGGAATCCTGGGACCCCCCAGGTGATGGTGAAATAACTTGGTTACTAAAAGAAGTCTCTGTTGAATCTGCAGGTATAGAATACCTGGTTTCCATTCCTGCAGCTTCTAGCCATAAATTTAGTCCTGTTGGAAGTGATCATTTACCTTTGCTTTCTAGTTCTTTTGGTTCAGACAGTGACTTTGTAGAGGGTTTAGTTCACAAGAAGAGATGCAGGTTAAGAAACTCCACCTGCTGCAAGGACTGTTACCAGTTACTGGGATTAGTGCCACTTTTGCGAGATCTAGAAATCTTGCATTAGCTCAGCCTCATTTCCCTGCTCTCCAGAATCCCAAAAAGGCTGTCATGAATCTCTCACGAATCCATTTCAGAATCCCAATTGAGGCATTGAGAGATCTCAACTTGAGGCTGAAGTATATGGAGATTTCTTACCATATTGACTTACTTTTTGTAAGGATCATATTGGGAATTCAAATTCTACTACTACCAAATGTGATTTCTCAGGGTTTTCCCAGTCCTCTTTTTTTGGTGATAGAACACGTTTGTGCTTCTAGTTATCCTTTGCCTATAGTTCGCAAATGTCAACTGCTGCTCGAAGCTCATGTTTCTTGAGTAAAGGGACAATTGAGTATGTCTCCAATTTTGTGGAAATAAGTGAAAAACCTGGGAGTAGAATGCTGCTTCCAAAAAGGAGACTTGTTCTATTCTCCTCCGTTAATTTCTCTCAAAGGAAATTATATGGTTAGTCTTGGTGTTGGCAGTGTGACAGAAATGAGAAATTGCAGCTGTGAGCTAGTATGATATCTTGGACTGACAGTTTTGCACTGATTCTTGTAAATAGTTGTAGGTGTAAATATGAAGTGTATGTGTTTGGAGAAATGTCTCCTTGgctgaaaaatttaatttatattagaCTGGTATTACCAAATGAAGTTTATATAATTAGGCCTGTATTACTGATTgtaatgtaaatacagtaatctCGCGATTATCTGGATTGCCATTATCCGGGATACATCATTATCTGACATACCCTGGACCAGGGACCAAGGTCCCAAAGATATACAATGTAgataaatttccaaaattttaaaaaactgctcTCCTCTGGTTGCCAATGCTGCGTGGCCTCAGGAAAATATTAGTAACACTGCTTACAATCAtcaacagactgagaaagggttttgggcaGTGGGGGAGGCCTAGAGAAGTTCCCAAGGTGCGGACTGGGTCAGATGGCTGGGCACCATGGGAGAGGAACTTCTTCAGATTAGTTGTTTTGGCAGGGGATGGAGTTGGGAATTCAGTCTTGGATGGGAGCAGAGGGCTAGGTAGATGTGTGACTTGCTAgagtttgtctctttttttttcatatttttacatgtatgatgagagagagagagagagagagaggtatcgcTTACACTGAATTTTATTGTACACTATTCTTGTGtttacttttacaaaattttctcattttatttttataacccaAAAGATGAACAATTGTGTACATAGGGTACTTATGTGGCAAGGCTCAAGCTATAAATAGCACGTGTTGCAAACATCTGCAAATtcaaattctaaatatttttaagagaatTTATGAGAAGTTACGAAGGTGTAAGCTAGTCACACTGTTGCTTTACCTAGTTGAATGCAGGTGTGTTAAGTAGAATAATGCATTGTAAGTAATTTAGTATCAGTAATTAGGTGTTAGGATACAATATTTCTAACACAATGTGGGAATTAGCTGtttaattactgggtaagttacttataaaaatatgtcatttttataataatataaagttttatatatacatacccagtaattacatgattggagcctgCCCTCCCTACCCTCGCATGGACATAGGGCCATAAGCAGATTGAGCtctttgctaagttgttcctctctctccccccaaaagtgggtggggcacgTCACCTACCCCAAAACAAATGAGCGCGAcccgcaaatttcaaaatattaaccTGCCggataagtgaaactaatagctatgtaattactgggtaaggatatataaaactattttattataaaaatgtcatttttaaaaatctcaacttcagattttcatcattacttttttttattgtgcagataGAAATGTGAGTAAATGTATTAATGTGTAGTGTGttccagtgtattttttttttttagttcattttcattcattcatcatttggtcccagtacttggcctgtGTCCTAGACCTGGTACTCTGTTTCATtctgatcctttgggccagccctatgagagccattcatcagcttagtggtctggttgaaatattttaataaaaacaataatctacCACCCCTTTTCGTTCCAAGTCAGTGCGATACTTCTGCGATCAGGTCGGTCCCCACAATGACTGAGGTAGGCCAATAGAGGTCAGGGCCTACCCAgtaggcttttatttttaatcagcaCACAGCTGAAGCATGAGAGGCACTGGATTACCAATTTATGAAAAGTacagtttgtatacctaggaaaaatacaaattacttaaaaatttggtatttttatttgagaaaaattacTTGTTTGATCCTTTATACAGTAAtacagagaaatattttaagaGTTTCACTAAATCTTCTTAGAATTAGGAGTTCACTATGCAAATTTAAAGATCATTGAACTTTGGCTGCTGTAATATTTATTGATTGTTTTGCAGAGCTGTATGttaacttttttcttacttttcagaCTACCGAAAGCAAATTACTTCTGGTCAGTGTTCTTTTGATGAATTAGCTAGTAGGGTGAgtatttgaaatttcttttgtttGCCTTAGAATGCATAGTTGTGACAATATATAGAGTTTGATTCTCAAGAAACTGACTTTCTAATGGAGTCTTCATTTCCTTCCATTGTTATTATGTAGTTACTCCAGTCCAGATGCAATCTGACTGGTAGTTTCATAAAATAGTACAGTATTATAAGTTCAGAACTGCTTTCCAAAAACCCGACCCAAGCAACTGATGTTTGGCTGAGTTAGACCATCATTCTGTTGACTGACTAGTTGTGAGAATTGAGAAATGTCTTTGACTTGAGTGAGGAATATACAGTAGATGGCTTATTAAGGGGTAGAACCAAATTTGGCTGGAAAGCTGTTGGGATCACCAATTCATATAAATTATCAATTTAGATGGACTCCCAGTGTATACAGGTGGGTGGTTCTGTGGAATACTGCATAACAGAATTTGATCCTAGTATGAGCAGCTTATGAAGTAACAACAGCATGTCCAGCTAATGGATAAACATTACCCCTGCATTGTGATGCATCTCCCAATGCTGTACCCTTAACATGTGgtctcatataaattaataatagtaataaaaacctGTGAAATAGCCTTGTATGGAATTAagtaaataatagtaatactatTACTTCTAgcacattattatataaattaatattaatgatattactgtatgtacaattgggatacaaaatattgcatcagttcccTTAATGTTGTAGGCAAAAGGCACGGGTGCACGATGTGCCATGTTGACACTAACCGTTCCCGTCACTCGATTATGGGTTGCCCTATAGCATGACCCCATTCATGCACAAGGGTATTATGCAGGTAGTGTGTATCTTGGTAGCCGAGGTAAATAATATGCCAtttaaaggaagtaaaaattattatttttttttcatttcttttaaggaCTAtagtttcaagtttttcttttgactCGGCCtagactttttattttcagtctgaaGAGGGTTGTATTTTAATACTCAAAATTTGTGGGCCTATATGTGTTAAGTATACatagttaaaaaacaaaacttttttattacactgtttatttatcataatcaaaatataggatactgaatatcaaaatataaatgtttgcCTAGGCCTTCTGATTCTTTCCTGATCTGTGAAAAACTAGGTATTATATGAATGCATATGATTTTTGTTGAAAGTCTTTGTGTGgtattagattttcataatcaGTACAGTAATGTATTCTTTTGCAGtagttatgcaaatatataattgataattagAGTACTGAATGGTATTCTGAGCCCGTATGCTTGAGGAATAAGTTATTCACTACTTGAGATTGTACTCCTCATGGTGAGGtaaccaggaaaacaaaaatacaggctGTCCCCGGGTATTGTTGGGGGTTCTGTTgtgacagcgtgacgataagcaaaaatcgctgataaccgaaaatcgccattttttattttcgccaccgaaaattgcagattttcgttgctagacaagtgccataaaacctgattgccaataaccggggactgcttgcaatgtatttccatatataattaacatcagCAGTGATTGGTAGATAATACTGATAGTGAATAAGAAgtcaaaatgaaacgaaaaatttCATGCAGtgggaaaaaattattaacaaaacttCATTATGACAAattcttaaagtaatttgtatttttcctaacatacaaacctgaggtctttacgtatgggattaactttcagcgagctggaaatccaGCCGTTAAACTTTGCAAGAGGTCATGGTAACAGTTACCGATGGTAGGGGCAGAAGCACTGCCTACCAAGTTGGTGTACATTCAGTTCTAGGCAGTTTACCTTTTGCCctaggtaagagaatgaggggtggtaagaggtgggcccttaatataaagacctcaggtttgtatgttagggaaaaatagaaattactttaaaaatttgtcatttgttcctacacaaatacaaaccctcggtctttacatatgggagactcaCTTTTGGAGGTAGGATTccgagtaaatctctgaactgactggcagttcggctcacctgggtactctcttccgggtcatgaaagagcaaaggaaggagaccatacctctgatctattgaacaagagagatgttcaattgtcagacttctagGCATTTCAAATCAAAGGAATATAATATCCTTGAAtcaaaaaggtttggatgaacccccAGTGTcagagactataaagctaagaataaccaattggtttgctcatagtccctctctccccttcctagagagaaggaaggatttgcatctactaatccaaatagaGCTAGATTATAGAAAGGATACTCAGCAAGTGACAGctcattcactgttcctctgcccactggaagagaaggacgacaggagaaagggaggatgccagtcccacacacacacacattctccttGTAGAtgcacaccttaggcaagatgcaacctgtccctcaagagctggggaACTGCATTACTTGTTGAGCATTCACCTTAGGATCCAAGgtaaaggagtccaaggacctatgggcaacatcCCAAGGTGAAAGGAGATGAAGTGATCTTCACGGTTACATTCCATCTCAGTACCCgatcgacaggttcttcctgaatgcaatggacagaccaatgcccctggcctcgaaagatctggtccaaaacgtactgatgtccaccAAGAAGTTTTGGGGTATGCTCATTTGACCATttcactagtcagagaaatgacaatttggacactgTTTCTCTGCCAACTCAAAGGTAACAAACGAGTCGTTGGCATTAGGTAAAATGTCTAGTCTTACTGAGGCAACATAGACGTCATAATGTCATTTGCACCACAGAACCatagaagtggaatgatccatctcactgatCACCTTCGAAACATGTAGAATGACGAAAGGCgtaagcttccagatgtaaatgggtaccaaagatgtcttactttattcaaaggtGTGAGAAGACAGAacataacagctccaacttcggtAAGTCAGTAAAGAAGGACTATGATAaagcttcttcagaggttgaacaaATTTCCAGAAGTCAGGGTGCCAAGATCAACTgcccttatctcctgacttcagcaAATAATTGTTGTACTTACATCAATCTTGCTTGGGATGTCTGGTTGGACACTACTGAATGTTTTTCTGTCTGCTTGTGTACTTGCACTGCAATAGAACAGCTGAAAGGATGCTAGgaccttttgttgaccatggcactatTGTGGTGTCTTTGCTATCACTCCGAGGAGTGTCTATCTTGGATCTTAGAGATTctaaaaagtctaaaaagaactgtgcttaagttccaagaaaggaagtgtaggagactGCCGCCCTGGTCAATGTTccgaagaatgaaaaatctctggaggaggatGGTGTAACCATGGCACAATGTTGATATcgttgctatcaaaggagtgcctatttggACACTTAGACTCATGAAACTGTCTTGAGATCCACATAATACTCTCTCCtcgggttgtggatcaactggtaaaTACAGCAGCAGCAGTTACTGCTTAtatctcccactcctcacaggagtgtaactacatcaagtcaaaagaaatggagctcttAGACCACTTCTTGGCTGAGtaggaaccaaaaacaagttgtcggaacttagtttggaggtattGTTGATTTCCGACGAATCAGGCAAAACAACGGGAAGTTGTAAGcacaagacttgaatcatggatgcgaaactgaacttgtctgtcatacatccatcatcctggagtgtGTCCTGCTGACCACTGTGCTGGGT
Coding sequences within it:
- the LOC136826054 gene encoding putative peptidyl-prolyl cis-trans isomerase dodo is translated as MSDAELPSGWEKRVSRSTGQTYYLNIYSKESQWDAPTEPAKPSGGGSSTGGPDRVQCSHLLVKHKGSRRPSSWRQENITISKEEAISLLEDYRKQITSGQCSFDELASRVSDCSSAKRGGDLGLFGRGAMQKPFEEAAFALKVGELSQIVDTDSGVHIILRTA